The Tigriopus californicus strain San Diego chromosome 5, Tcal_SD_v2.1, whole genome shotgun sequence genome includes a region encoding these proteins:
- the LOC131881236 gene encoding zinc finger and BTB domain-containing protein 24-like isoform X2, producing the protein MSSSVNPQQQYCLKWNNHQSNLLKVFDRLLGSQQFCDVLVAAEGKTLRAHKVVLLACSSYFESIFCEFNEKNQVVILKDTRYDDVKALVEFMYKGEINVPQDQLESLLKTAENLQVKGLADADGEHEFEDNKTTRSSQDPLPSRNSRMEPKGLSESSSVGSRTIDIGGSPVFKSRDSPSGEPKRKRGRPRTLDAPGEVPDPCFSNMKVTPIQSFGFGAHNSQYIPSQSPSSIDSSSRTSDNVPHDISIPSTSNADPSGPNPMPTPGGPLTPQRIAELNIVKMPDYLLSGSRQQFWDEHYVKVIMQAVRNKEIDMKGAAELLGVSYGTLYGRYRETFGYLKHAWNKPNKGQIVRNPSPIHSDISDQENILELLRTGRISLKQAATLLKVDPTLLAYQLTAKLGEESYQGHMEDHEIELESEEEELDEAPHLDEDSFNHEESFVDGEEAMEVKPDILLQSRYIKNEEERLEEQSSPLSLKINVFKSKGKEVKTSS; encoded by the exons ATGAGTTCTTCTGTGAATCCGCAACAACAGTACTgtctcaaatggaacaatcacCAATCGAACCTCTTGAAGGTCTTTGACCGACTATTAGGCTCGCAACAGTTCTGTGACGTGCTCGTCGCCGCGGAAGGCAAGACTCTCAGGGCTCACAAG GTTGTCCTTCTGGCCTGCAGCTCGTATTTCGAATCAATATTTTGCGAGTTCAACGAGAAGAACCAAGTGGTGATTTTGAAGGACACTCGTTACGATGATGTTAAGGCTCTGGTCGAGTTCATGTATAAAGGGGAAATTAATGTTCCTCAAGATCAACTGGAATCCCTTTTGAAGACTGCTGAGAACCTCCAAGTCAAAGGCCTGGCTGATGCTGATGGAGAGCATGAATTTGAGGACAACAAGACGACGAGATCATCGCAGGATCCTCTTCCATCTAGAAATAGCAGAATGGAACCAAAAGGTCTCTCGGAATCCTCTTCCGTCGGGAGCAGAACCATTGATATAGGTGGatctccagttttcaaaagcagGGACAGCCCTTCTGGAGAGCCTAAGCGAAAACGAGGAAGACCAAGGACTTTGGATGCTCCAGGAGAAGTGCCAGATCCATGTTTCTCAAACATGAAAGTAACGCCAATTCAGTCCTTCGGATTTGGCGCCCACAATTCCCAATATATCCCATCCCAATCACCATCATCGATAGATTCTTCTTCACGAACTTCGGACAATGTGCCACACGATATCTCGATCCCATCCACGAGCAATGCAGATCCATCTGGACCAAACCCGATGCCAACACCGGGTGGTCCTTTGACTCCGCAACGGATTGCTGAATTAAATATCGTCAAAATGCCCGACTATTTGCTCTCTGGATCGAGGCAACAGTTTTGGGACGAGCATTATGTCAAAGTTATCATGCAG GCTGTCAGGAACAAAGAAATAGACATGAAGGGGGCGGCTGAGTTACTTGGAGTTTCGTACGGAACCTTGTATGGACGCTACCGAGAAACTTTTGGCTACTTGAAACACGCCTGGAACAAACCTAACAAGGGACAAATTGTCCGAAATCCCTCTCCTATTCATTCAGATATTTCAGACCAAGAGAATATTCTGGAACTCCTTAGGACAGGACGAATTAGTCTAAAGCAGGCAGCTACTCTTCTCAAGGTTGATCCAACTTTGCTTGCTTATCAGCTCACGGCCAAG cTCGGCGAGGAATCATATCAAGGTCATATGGAGGATCACGAGATTGAACTGGAATCGGAAGAAGAGGAATTGGACGAAGCACCTCATCTGGACGAGGATAGCTTCAACCATGAGGAGAGTTTTGTAGATGGCGAAGAGGCAATGGAAGTCAAACCTGATATACTGCTACAATCCCGCTACATTAAGAATGAGGAGGAAAGGCTCGAGGAGCAGTCCTCACCTCTTTCGCTCAAGATCAACGTGTTTAAGAGCAAAGGAAAAGAAGTCAAGACATCGTCCTAA
- the LOC131881236 gene encoding uncharacterized protein LOC131881236 isoform X1 has translation MELEQELEPGWIGEGGEGGAFPPGGLAACQEKPEQEFDLTMSSSVNPQQQYCLKWNNHQSNLLKVFDRLLGSQQFCDVLVAAEGKTLRAHKVVLLACSSYFESIFCEFNEKNQVVILKDTRYDDVKALVEFMYKGEINVPQDQLESLLKTAENLQVKGLADADGEHEFEDNKTTRSSQDPLPSRNSRMEPKGLSESSSVGSRTIDIGGSPVFKSRDSPSGEPKRKRGRPRTLDAPGEVPDPCFSNMKVTPIQSFGFGAHNSQYIPSQSPSSIDSSSRTSDNVPHDISIPSTSNADPSGPNPMPTPGGPLTPQRIAELNIVKMPDYLLSGSRQQFWDEHYVKVIMQAVRNKEIDMKGAAELLGVSYGTLYGRYRETFGYLKHAWNKPNKGQIVRNPSPIHSDISDQENILELLRTGRISLKQAATLLKVDPTLLAYQLTAKLGEESYQGHMEDHEIELESEEEELDEAPHLDEDSFNHEESFVDGEEAMEVKPDILLQSRYIKNEEERLEEQSSPLSLKINVFKSKGKEVKTSS, from the exons ATGGAGCTAGAACAAGAGCTAGAGCCTGGATGGATCGGTGAAGGCGGTGAGGGAGGCGCGTTCCCGCCGGGTGGGCTCGCTGCCTGCCAGGAGAAGCCCGAGCAAGAG TTTGATCTCACCATGAGTTCTTCTGTGAATCCGCAACAACAGTACTgtctcaaatggaacaatcacCAATCGAACCTCTTGAAGGTCTTTGACCGACTATTAGGCTCGCAACAGTTCTGTGACGTGCTCGTCGCCGCGGAAGGCAAGACTCTCAGGGCTCACAAG GTTGTCCTTCTGGCCTGCAGCTCGTATTTCGAATCAATATTTTGCGAGTTCAACGAGAAGAACCAAGTGGTGATTTTGAAGGACACTCGTTACGATGATGTTAAGGCTCTGGTCGAGTTCATGTATAAAGGGGAAATTAATGTTCCTCAAGATCAACTGGAATCCCTTTTGAAGACTGCTGAGAACCTCCAAGTCAAAGGCCTGGCTGATGCTGATGGAGAGCATGAATTTGAGGACAACAAGACGACGAGATCATCGCAGGATCCTCTTCCATCTAGAAATAGCAGAATGGAACCAAAAGGTCTCTCGGAATCCTCTTCCGTCGGGAGCAGAACCATTGATATAGGTGGatctccagttttcaaaagcagGGACAGCCCTTCTGGAGAGCCTAAGCGAAAACGAGGAAGACCAAGGACTTTGGATGCTCCAGGAGAAGTGCCAGATCCATGTTTCTCAAACATGAAAGTAACGCCAATTCAGTCCTTCGGATTTGGCGCCCACAATTCCCAATATATCCCATCCCAATCACCATCATCGATAGATTCTTCTTCACGAACTTCGGACAATGTGCCACACGATATCTCGATCCCATCCACGAGCAATGCAGATCCATCTGGACCAAACCCGATGCCAACACCGGGTGGTCCTTTGACTCCGCAACGGATTGCTGAATTAAATATCGTCAAAATGCCCGACTATTTGCTCTCTGGATCGAGGCAACAGTTTTGGGACGAGCATTATGTCAAAGTTATCATGCAG GCTGTCAGGAACAAAGAAATAGACATGAAGGGGGCGGCTGAGTTACTTGGAGTTTCGTACGGAACCTTGTATGGACGCTACCGAGAAACTTTTGGCTACTTGAAACACGCCTGGAACAAACCTAACAAGGGACAAATTGTCCGAAATCCCTCTCCTATTCATTCAGATATTTCAGACCAAGAGAATATTCTGGAACTCCTTAGGACAGGACGAATTAGTCTAAAGCAGGCAGCTACTCTTCTCAAGGTTGATCCAACTTTGCTTGCTTATCAGCTCACGGCCAAG cTCGGCGAGGAATCATATCAAGGTCATATGGAGGATCACGAGATTGAACTGGAATCGGAAGAAGAGGAATTGGACGAAGCACCTCATCTGGACGAGGATAGCTTCAACCATGAGGAGAGTTTTGTAGATGGCGAAGAGGCAATGGAAGTCAAACCTGATATACTGCTACAATCCCGCTACATTAAGAATGAGGAGGAAAGGCTCGAGGAGCAGTCCTCACCTCTTTCGCTCAAGATCAACGTGTTTAAGAGCAAAGGAAAAGAAGTCAAGACATCGTCCTAA